One window of the Hoplias malabaricus isolate fHopMal1 chromosome Y, fHopMal1.hap1, whole genome shotgun sequence genome contains the following:
- the LOC136679683 gene encoding CD59 glycoprotein-like: MKVLVFALVLMLTLSSGLALDCFNCVPAKAGGACEITMVTCPAGKDACAAAKFLRHPYGHYQKCMAMSDCETLKQNAYINIKCCQMDRCNTF, translated from the exons ATGAAGGTCCTGGTCTTTGCTCTTGTTCTGATGCTAACTTTGTCCAGTG GTCTGGCTCTGGACTGTTTCAACTGTGTGCCGGCGAAAGCAGGCGGGGCCTGTGAGATCACCATGGTAACATGTCCTGCAGGAAAAGATGCCTGTGCTGCAGCCAAGTTCCTCCGACATCCAT ATGGACACTACCAGAAGTGCATGGCCATGTCTGACTGTGAGACGCTAAAGCAAAATGCCTACATCAATATCAAATGCTGCCAGATGGACCGCTGCAACACTTTCTGA